The following coding sequences lie in one Arachis ipaensis cultivar K30076 chromosome B03, Araip1.1, whole genome shotgun sequence genomic window:
- the LOC110270297 gene encoding probable sphingolipid transporter spinster homolog 3 isoform X1 encodes MKGMAPGGSTKVLAADTVVPGVQDVEASNSKDESVSSSAEVGDKISHEPSKSKSGTPAISDQFSQIFQDMKELLLDKIFVVTILGYIAYNFVIGAYSYWARKLVIAYIIS; translated from the exons ATGAAAG GTATGGCTCCAGGTGGTTCAACAAAGGTGCTAGCCGCTGACACAGTTGTGCCAGGAGTTCAAG ACGTGGAGGCTTCAAATAGCAAAGATGAGTCGGTGTCCTCGAGTGCAGAGGTTGGAGATAAAATCTCACATGAACCTTCCAA GTCAAAATCTGGAACCCCCGCAATATCAGATCAGTTCTCACAAATTTTTCAAGATATGAAAGAACTTTTGCTTGATAAGATTTTTGTCGTCACTATTCTAG GTTACATAGCATACAACTTTGTTATAGGTGCTTACTCATATTGGGCCCGAAAGCTGGTTATAGCATATATCATATCGTGA
- the LOC110270297 gene encoding probable sphingolipid transporter spinster homolog 3 isoform X2 translates to MAPGGSTKVLAADTVVPGVQDVEASNSKDESVSSSAEVGDKISHEPSKSKSGTPAISDQFSQIFQDMKELLLDKIFVVTILGYIAYNFVIGAYSYWARKLVIAYIIS, encoded by the exons ATGGCTCCAGGTGGTTCAACAAAGGTGCTAGCCGCTGACACAGTTGTGCCAGGAGTTCAAG ACGTGGAGGCTTCAAATAGCAAAGATGAGTCGGTGTCCTCGAGTGCAGAGGTTGGAGATAAAATCTCACATGAACCTTCCAA GTCAAAATCTGGAACCCCCGCAATATCAGATCAGTTCTCACAAATTTTTCAAGATATGAAAGAACTTTTGCTTGATAAGATTTTTGTCGTCACTATTCTAG GTTACATAGCATACAACTTTGTTATAGGTGCTTACTCATATTGGGCCCGAAAGCTGGTTATAGCATATATCATATCGTGA